The following DNA comes from Capsicum annuum cultivar UCD-10X-F1 chromosome 7, UCD10Xv1.1, whole genome shotgun sequence.
ttcatattacactctagaagagaagattatggttgacccagtgtgggacgttgcttttctacAAGACGCCGTAAATGAACTTCAGAATCAAGTTTGTGATCTGCAATGgaaactgggaggagttagatcaagaatgctccgcgagatacgcaggctgaggagggccttgctacttccgattgaagattggtcggctgacaatgatgatgctgataataataataataattagactattatttttcttttagtctattatatgtatttttatttatttttgtttaataaataaattatgtttgatctttgacgttttaatccatatttaattttcattctgtgtattatcttctcaacaaacatgtcgacgattcgacataaaaaggaataatttagaatccagtagcaatagaaaGATTTATCTGTTAGGTTGGTGGCAGgggttgatgtgttgttcaaaacagattactcatgttgcaacagtAAAAAgttgatgcaacaaataaatagtctgtttcaacatatgactagtttgttgctttgctTGGCTCGGACGTTTTAATttgtactccctccatctcaaattatccgtcccaaattgagatgccacattgattaagaaaataattaataacatgtctagtttaccataacccactgatcagttggtgggacattagacgtgtttgaaataaccactgtttgctattcaatcaaaatttcataagagaagaaagcttttaacgtcggtcggcgtatagtccccttattaaataatgttttcattttaatttgaagaaaaagttattaatgcaaagggtaaaacatggatttttttaatcttttcttgattaatgaaaaagacaagtaaaatgataaatcgaattaggaaatttgggatgggtaattggacgtaaggaataattttgaatccagtagcaatagcaagtattgaaaacatattggttatctgttggatttgtggaaagggttgatttgtgttgtttcaaatagattaatcattcgttgcaacagataattaatctggtgcaatagataaacaTTCAGATGCAaaagataattagtctggtgcaacagataaacatcctgatataacagataatacgtctgatgcaacagataatacgatgatgcaacagataaacagttTGATGCAACCGgtaaatcttctgatgcaacagattactcatctgatgcaccagataattgatctgtttaaattgtgggcacttatgctggattcataatcggggttctatccattattggaaaaacagaagtgtacccatatgataaatacgaataaaaatcataattttacttaccaaagtcacctatgaagtaatgccaaagtggaaagtgatgtagtaaacaaaatttgacctaagaaattggtcagatcgcagtaGTAGTGTTGTaccaacaagaacaacaagaacaacaacaataaatgatcgacaagaagaagatgaagatgataatgaagtagaagatgatgataatgaagtagaagatgatgaataaagcagcagaaacagaaacaattaacaacaaaaatcgctaagagagagaaaacaacaatggatgagaaaagagagaaagacacTTTTTTTCCCCTCCGTTTctcgttattttaggtatacattggaatcaaagtgtaaatttaaaaacttgtggattattttcaaatttttccaactttcttaatccataataaagtaattgtcacctccaactaataattaacaCTTTGTCATCTACagctcattttaaaactcttttgtcacatGTGACCCAAACCCCCATCTAaccattgtgtcacataaattaaaatagaagaaaaagtattataaatcagaataattaaaaacctaaattatttttaaagtaacTGACTATCGATGCCACAAAAGTTTAGACAagaaaagtaatatatattatttaaaaattccataaaaattattataaattacaataattaacaatttaaatatataaataaattaatttgttatgtatttcaaaaaagtacgtaaaaaatattataaatcgcaataattaataacttaaaaaatttaaaagatgtaaaatatttgaCTGACTATCGAAGTTATATcggtgtcacttaaattggaataaacAAAAACGTATTATAGATCAGAAtaactaaaaacttaaattattttaaaaatataattgactatgtAGAAGTTTGGACAAAGAaattaacatatattatttaaaaattatataagtattataaattacaatagttaacaaattaaagtatttaaatgcatattaaaaatataatttattatctaaattctatttatatcacataaattataaattgagttaaaaaataaatatatcacgGAACCCAGATATCaagtactataattttttaaaaaaatactagaAGCTTTTTGTAGCGGTCATGAAATTATTGGAGTTTTTcgaatactccctccgttttaattTAATTGGtcctcttttttaaaatatttatttcaatttagttattccttgattaaattaaaaatattttattatattcttttaataCTATTCTTgacattaaataattaaataaaatgtatttacttaaatttatatttcaaagcataattaataaaattaatttaataaaaagaattttaattaatatttttctaatgAATATGTCAAGTCAATTAagatcaactaatatgaaacgaagGAAGTAAAATCTTCCTGAAACATGAAATTATGATTGAAATCATCTAAGACCTACACGTGTTCAGCTTGGCTGTCGGCAAATGCCGACCCTCCTTACTATTTGCTTCACATTTAAGAAAAGTGGTGCTGTCTCCTCAAAACTTAATTactattactccctccgttttattttaattgatttttctttaaattatttattttatttttctttaaattatttattttattttaattgatttttctttaaattatttattttatttttctttaaattatttattttaatttatttattcttataatGAAATCAACAGGATTCTAATATATTCTTTctataatatcattattattaaataattaaacaaattatgtaatttaaatttatattttcaaaacataattaataaaactaatttaataaaataaactcttaataaatatttttcttaatagatatGTCAAGTCTACATGGACCAACtaaaataaaacggagggagtacttgttatttatttatacttggattattatgttaatttattactatcatttttttatatatatttcaaaatatttttcatattatttatgatatctttattatttctattttctcctttcaaaatttttgttgAACTAAAAAGTCTTTCGAGAATAATTTTCCtatataaaatttgatatgctctatttttttttttagattttatcgAAATTTCACTGCATACATTATTATCCTTATATAGAAGGCTGTTTGACTTTAAAATGTGAGTAATCCCCCCACAAAATCTTTATCTGTGCATTAAACCTCAAATCTTAATCCCCAAAAACTCTTAATCTCCCCATTAAACCTCTAATCTTAATCCCTCACAATCTTTAATgtgttataaaaaattttattatgtGAAGCCCCACCAATCAAACAACACAACAAAGAGTCAAAGACACCTTCTACTGGTCACTCACTAATTCCATAGAATACTCATTTGATTAtttatgtcatgtcatgtcagtGCTGTGGtgatatttattttagtcaaatataatttagaGGCAATAAAATTTTCACGAAGTCAAAGTGTATCGTAGTAATTTCAACCTGGAGAATTGAAAGGATAAGTTATCTTATAATTTTTGATCCCTAATTAATActataatatatctatatttgtacttcaattttttatcataattattgtttttatatactttaaaatagtttttatgttatttatgtagCCTTTATTATTTCTGTTTactctttttgaaattttatttgaatcAAATTCTTTTAATAACAAACTCTCTTTAAAATCTAATACACTTAAAGCATCCCCAAATCTATCACAATTACATTAAATATAATATTGTCCTACTATAAGAAGTTGGttaatttaacttaaaaaaagATAGAGTAATCCCCCACAAAATCTTAATCTCTTCATTAAACCTCTAATTTAATCCCCACAACCTTTTCATGTCGTAAAAGAGTATTTAATCATGTGATACCACACCACCACTAGCaaacaaacacaataaaaacacCTTCTGGTACTCACTACTGTTCTTGTTTTTCTTCAAGAGCTTTAGTTTCACTTAAAGTTCAAACAAACAAAGATGGGGTTTGTTTTGGGAGTTGTGATTGGAGTTTTAGTTGGAGTTTGTTTAATTGTTTGCTTTGTTAAATCTGAAAATGCTCGATCTAAACTCCGCTCCGAACTGGTAATTTAGTTTAACTTGTCTTCTTTTACTTCTGTTTTAGTTGAATTCTTAGTTATTAAGAAGGAGGTTTAAAAATATCTCGAGTTTTTGAGTTTCATATTAGAACTGTCAGGTGTATAGTGATTCGTATCTAAATTATCACCAGCTATTTATTAAAACGTACCTAAATATCACCAGGTGGCAAAGTGAATGATTTATAATTCAGGTGTATTGTTTAAGTTTTGTCCACTGTTATGATACAACATCGGATAAACTTGACCTGCTATTAGCAGTTATCCAATTTTTTACCTactctaaaaatttaaaaagaaaaaattggctAATTTGCAATAATAAGTTAAATTTACCTGACAGTGTAGAATGTTTTGTACACTGATAATGCACAAAACTTACATTCTTTTGATAAATAGTCAGTGATAGTCCAGATAAGGAATTCATACATATGATAGAAATTCAAAAAGTTGAAGATACTTTAGTACTATCTCGATTTTTGACTTTTATATCTGTCAAATTATCACCAATTatttattaaaactcaatttaactATCAATTGTTCACTTTTTATCATCGTTTAGGTAGGTAGGAAAAGTGAGTAGTTGATAGTTGAGGTATTTTTAATAAATAGTTGGTTATAGTTGTGttatgaaatttaaaaagttgAGATACTTTAGTACTATCTCGATTTTAAGTTTCATACTTGAACTATCATGTGAGATTCatacttgaattttattaaatagATGTCAACTATGAATTGTTCACTTTTACAATTCGGGTAAGAAAAGTGGAAAAGTGAACAGTTGATAGTTGGAGCGTGTTTTGATAAAGGTGGTGATATTTCGGATAGGAAATTCATACATTTGATAGTTTAGCGATGAAATTTATAGACCTTGATATTTTAGGTGTTTTTTTGACGATCAATTCGGATTTTGATAGATGttttgttgttgaatttgaaCTTCTGAAGGCTACTACAATTGCGGCATTTGCTAGAATGACAGTGGAAGATTCCAGAAAGATTTTTACACCAGAGCAATATCCTCCTTGGGTTGTTTTCTCCAATCAGCagaaggtgaatttttattttgaccttatcttttaggggtcgtttggtatgcGGACTAAATTATCTTGGGATTATAACCGTGGAATTGTTATTCTGGGACTcaatgggataaaataatatcaagttGGATGGGATAAGGTAGGATATTTCACTATTAAACCTGAGATAGAGtttatattgtgtttaaatttgtACTGTCAACCAAATGCAATATAAATTTTATCCCAGGAAATCCGGCCTTATCCCGcataccaaacaaccccttaatgtTTATTTTCTCATACTTATGattggtgattttttttaattaatgttttcttAAATGTTTAACATTACAGTTGAATTGGCTTAATTCTCATCTTGAAAAGATCTGGCCTTATGTGGATGAGGTTAGTCTAAATGTCTATGCATTTTTGgtcatgttaattttgaatttccaTTAATTTTTGGGATCTTTACACAAATTGCCGGTTGGATTCACTGTTTACTTTTTCTAGCTGGTATGCAtagattatactctaattatacATTATTATAATCATATTATACATGGactatacatatattatacatcTGCCAGCTATTTTAAGTTTATGCGGTTGAGTGGGCAGCTATTCGGGTTAATTCTTTTTTATGTGTGTCaataacttttctttttttaatttcttatgttatggATCTTTTGTTGTGAATCATTGAGTTTATTTTGGTAATTGTAATTCAGGCAGCTTCAGAAGTAGTAAGGTCAAATGTGGAGCCAATTTTGGAACAATATAGGCCTAtgattttggcatcattgaaattTTCCAAGTTCACTCTTGGTACTGTTGCTCCTCAATTCACAGGTTTGATGATGATTGCCGATGGCCAGTATTAACGTTCTTTAGCAGTTGGATTTTCTATTTCTGCGTCTTATTGCTATAAGTAAAGGAAATAGATAGCATACGAAACTTGAAGTGGCTGTTTCTTtcgtaaaaattaaagataaaacaaTGAAGGAGTTGTTAACTTTCACTCATACTCGTCCCATTTCATGCTTTCACCTGTGTTGCGTATACTAGTTTTATAGTACGTTCCTCGGGCTAATTATTTAAAAAGGTCTTcgttttttgactcttttttggtTTGAGAATTTACAATGAATTGTCCGTTGtgtatttaagtattaaaaaggACTTATTTGGcaatttaatattttggagagtTCTCTTGGTTTATGCCCCAAATGAACACCTGAAAGTTTGGGACTTACACCTAAGTGAACGGTCGGAGAAGTTAGGCCTTATGCCCCAGGATCCTTGTGGGTCAGTCCTCCTTGGACTGAGGCTTATTATCCCTAACTTCTCTGTCAAAGTAGTCATAACGATTTTCCAATACTTTCATCTCTTTGAGAAGTCAAAATGTTAATGATCGAAATATGTTAAAGAATGGATATTGGACCTAACTCCAAAAGCCAGTTTTTAGGTGAGGATAGTCGAAGTCCATCTAAGTAGACCAATTACTCATcccataatagacaaaatgacgaAGACGACAATTGAACCTGATGAAGCAATTTGAACAATAATTTAGTGTGTCGCCTCATTTAATCCGTAATAAAGATATTGCTTGTGAGGAGAAACACATATTTTGTTCAACACATTCTTGTTgctcatactgattttatctttCAGGAATTTCTATTCTTGAAGATGGAAGTGAAGGTATTACCATGGAATTAGAGATGAATTGGGATGGGAACCCAAGCATTATCCTTGATATCAAGACATATGTTGGTGTAGCATTACCAGTGCAGGTAATTAGTTTTGTACTTACAGGTTAGCATTATGTTGCTCCTCAGAGTTATGGTATTTTTGTTTAGTTGCTACTCTGGATATGATCTAAATTCGTGCTGACATGCTAATTGCCTCTGAGATACCAATCGTTTCCATTGTAATTTTTGTTTCATTGCTACACTTGATATGATCTTAAATTCGAGCAGACATGCTATAATTGCCTCTGAGATATCAATTTGTTTCCATCGTAAATAATTCAAATTTGTAATGACTGAGCTATTAGTTGATATCTTCAAACCTTTTATTTTGCTACCTGTGTTGTGACTTTCTATTTGTTTCCATACATTATTATTTCTAACTTTTCTCAGGAACTTTGATTTCACGTGGTGattattatcttcttttttagGTGAAAAACATCGGGTTTACTGGGATTTTCAGGCTGATCTTCAGGCCGCTTGTCGATGAGTTTCCCTGCTTTGGAGCTATTTGTTATTCTTTAAGGAAAAAGGTGttatcttatttctctttcattctAAGGCTATTGAGCACATTGAATAATTTGTTACGATGTAAGTGTGTGTGATAACACGTGTACGTACACGTGCAAAGTCAACTTATAAATGTTACTTGCACAATACAGAAAGAGACACTTCTATACATAATGCTTTGGTTTAGAGTTAAAATATGGATTTGGATGATTATCTAACACCAACCTGATCAATAGCTCATGGATTTGCCAAATGAGTCGTGGATTTAGAATGCTGATGTTTCAGAATTAAGCTTTTTCAAAAGGAGGAATTAAGTCCAAATCTATATCTTATGGACATGCATGACCCCCAACACGTCCAAAATTAATAATCCTGTAATTGGTGTTGTCGTGTAGCCCTGTAGGGTCTGCATAAGATACAATTTTGCCTGGACAGCCACACACATACACACCTAACACCACAGCTAACTTTGTATGGAAAAGAATAACAATAAAGTCTTTTCTGCTCTGCAGAAGAAGCTGGATTTTACGCTTAAAGTGATTGGTGGTGACATGACAGCAATACCTGGCATTTCTGATGCAATTGaggtttgggaaaattttactggcTAAGTTTGTTTCTCATATAACATATCTTCTTGTCCTTCAATTACTTCTACAGCTCGATTAGATATCATAACCCATAGATGTTCTAGAAGTGGATAACTCCGCCATGGTCCAAGACTTCTCGTGTTCCCTTGCCTTTCTAGAAAATGGTTGGAAGAAACTTAATCAACACTAAATATCTATGTGATTTTTACAAGGATAATTTATGTGTTTAATTTCATATTCTCAAGGACATTGTGTTTATTAAATCAGTAAAGACAAAGCGATGCTTCCACTTTTTTAAACAAGGGCCGAAACCATCCCGCATTAGCAGGGTTCAGGGAAGTGCCACACCCCAAGGGTTGTGATGTAGACGGCCTACCCTAATGCAAGCATTGGTGGTTGTTTCCATGACTTGAACCCGTGACCGTTGCTCCAAGGCTCCTTCATAAATATAGCTACAGTGTACTAATTTTGACAATCAAATATCTTGTGAGTGGAGATGAAAAATTCTCAagtaaaaatagatttttattctCTTGGTGCATTTCATAACACTGTTTCATTCGGAAGAACCATTTGTTTATTTGGAATTGTTTTCTCATGGTTTGTGATTTTGATTCTCAAGGTTTCAGAAAGTTAGAAAAATGTTTCTTATGGTTTCATACTATCTAGATGTACTAACTGAATTTCTCTCTACAGGGCACTATCCGTGATGCAATTGAAGACTCTATCACATGGCCAGTCCGAAAAATTATTCCCATTTTGCCTGGGGATTATAGGTATACCCGATAAGGGAGACTTCAAACCCTGTCATTTTCACCTAAACAGTTTGTTTGGGCTGTCCAATTTTGTTCCAATTGAACACATTCACTTTCTCATGTAATTGAGATGACTTTCTTCCATTTTTCATCGAGTCTCTGacttagaaaaattaatatgtttAATTTCATAATGACCTCATGTCTTAGTGGAAGGTGTAAAAAGTTAATTCTTTATATGTTTATCTAAGCATTGACCCTGAAAGACTAGTTAAATGTTTTTGTCTGTTTATGCAAAACTTGGACTTTGACTGCTTTTCAGTCCTATGAAAGTACCTGTCATGGGAATCTATTAGAAATATACACCAACAGGTCAGTTTCTGTTAGATCCTGTGTATGTCGAGGCTACACTGTGATCTTACCTTTTACCGAACTTTTATGTTATTTGGATCCTTCTCAGCAGCACCCATGTCAATTCAACACAATTTGGGTGTGGGCATGGAATCCGCACTAGATTTGGTCAACCTAACTTGGGTATTTGGTTGGACTTTGGGTTAGtcatatgtataaatatgtataacATAAAATACTAGAACATTTTGCTAAATAATTTGTGAATGAAATAGTAAGTATTTACAAAGAATTTAATCATACTAGCTTTAATTTTACAACTTCACTTAATTGTGATGCAATATATACTTATGTTACGACTTATTTGTTGTAATAAATACCTATTACCCATATCCTAGTACCCATACCCATACTTCAATCCGTACTCTCGTTTCCTAAAATTTATGTAACGAAGAGTCCAACCTCTAGGTCTACACATGTATAAGATGCTCGCACTCGTACCCAAGTAACGTAGCCAAGCTTAATAGTTTTGTACTTCTTTGAATAAAGACAAAAACATGTATTTGTTATCTTTCTTCTCTAATTATCTAACCTTGCTGGACTGGGGCACCTTTTTCAATTTGACAATCTATTTTGTTGTTATTAGTGACCTTGAACTGAAGCCTACTGGAGTATTGGAGGTGAAACTTGTTCAAGCAAAGGAGTTAACAAACAAAGACGTCATTGGTAAATCTGATCCTTTTGCTGAGTTATATGTCCGACCTATACGAGATAGAACGAAGAAGAGTAAAACAATTGTAAGGATTTCATCTACTCATATGGAAGAATTTGGGTAATACACATATCGAGTGAacatttaaataaccatttttctttcagAACAACCAATTGAATCCAGTCTGGAATGAGCATTTCGAGTTTGTAGTTGAAGATCCATTGACACAGCACTTAGTGATAAAGATATACGATGATGAAGGGATTCAGGCAGCTGAACTAATTGGATGCGCGCATGTCCGTTTGAATGAGCTTGAGCCTGGTAAAGTGAAGGATGTTTGGTTGAAGTTGGTAAAAGATTTGGAGATCCAGAGAGACCAAAAGAATAGAGGCCAGGTGACACTTGCATCCCCTTGTCTTCTGTGAGCCTTCTCTGTACAATTTTTCAAACAACTTCAATGTTGACGGAGCATTTATATATGCAAGTGGAGTACTTAATCAACAATGTTTGAGAACAAGTATTTTTTCGATAATCAATTCATAATTTAAGTGGTTTGTTTCAAACGATAATCAGATCAAACTGCATATAGTTGTAGATTGAATGCCAGTTTAAGTGGTTTGTTTCAAACGATAACAGCTCTTGCTGATTCAGCGTAATCCACCTATACTACTAAACAAACTGAGCGGTAAAGCCTCTAATTATATGATAGATATCTCAATCAGTCGAATAAACTTTCGTGTACGAGATCTACGTTAGTTACTTTCTTCCTCTTAAGAGACATCGATTTCTCACTTACAAATGTAAACAAATTCATGCAGTAATCTAGTTTTAGCTCTCCATCTGAAATATTTCCTTCTTCTTTGCTGTAGGTGCATTTGGAGCTATTTTATTATCCTTATGGCATGAAGAATGAGTTTAGTAACCCTTTTGCCCCTAATGTACCAATGACTACACTGGAGAAGGTTCTTAAAGGCGGAGGAGGAGGACAAGAAGCTGCCCAAAATGGTGGTGAAATCAACAGGCGGAAGGACGTAATAATACGAGGGGTACTTTCTGTAACTGTGATATCAGCTGATGATCTGGCCCCAACTGATCTAATGGGGAAAGCTGATCCGTATGTTGTAGTTACTATGAAGAAAACTGAAAGAAAGAACAAAACCAGGGTATTATTTCTTATTATTGAAATGTTTAGTTAAGAGTTGGAACTGTTCTTCCGTTGCCTAGAGAAAAGGTCTTTTTGCGTTAAAACTCATAATCAACAACTAGGTATAATGCTGATTAtatatttgtttcatttttaggTTGTACCGGAAAGCTTGAATCCAGTATGGAATCAGACGTTTGATTTTGTTGTTGAGGATGGATTGCATGATATGCTAATTCTAGAAGTGTGGGACCATGACACCTTTGGAAAGGTAGAATTTTTCCCTTTAATCAATTCCAAATACCCGTCCTATTCCTATGGTCTCGGTACAAAATTAACATTGATAAACCAAGACTTGATATATCTATTCAAATGCTAAATGTTTCCTGATGTGAGATTTTGTTTAGCTGAAACATCGTCATATGCatgctaattttttcttaaatttagaaCCGGTAAAGTCTGTCTCATCTTGAGATGCCTTGTTTTGAGTTGTCAGTTGATTTGGGACATAATAGAATCGTTTCGGAAAATTGAAGTTCTGGTATATCTAAGTATACCAACAACGTGAGCAATTGAAACATTAAAAAGTAGCCCTCAGTATTACAAGTATGTTCATCTAGTTACGGTGGTCCTGAATTTTAATTGAATGATCAGCTTTTAAATTTTGTTAATTAATTCGACATGAGGGAGTAAAAGAAGAATTATCTAGCCTTTAGCAAGACTAAAATCATGTCTCATCTATTCGTCCAAGAACCACTTGCCTTATCCTCGGCCTACCAGCAAAACAATGTGGTCATCTTCAGTTGTTTTCTTGCTATACGAATGTATTATTATAAATGAACTGCCAAGGGCAATGATGGAAGAGGCTGGTCAGGATTAGGCTTTCTTTACCTTTTTTCCAATGACGGAGGCATTCAGACCAGCTTGTGTGCACCTCAACTATTACGCTGGGTACCAGTTTTCCCCCTACCCGTACATGTATCTAGTAATTTAATCCACCAAGGCCTATGATTAACTATTCTTCTGGGTACCTGCTATCTCCCACCCTTGCAGGTACCGAGTAACTTAGTCCACCATGGCTTATTGGTGGTCTATCAAGAGTGTGTGCCAGTTGACTCGAATCTATCTAACCTTCAATCCAATGCGTAAGGCAGATTTGAAGAGATCACCTAGTGTATTTTGACTTCGTTGGTGTTTGAACCGGTGACCTCATGATTCTCCTCCAATTTCATTGACAAGAACTACCAGGCTATATACTTGGTTAGGCCTTTGTTACTTTGTTTAGTTTTCCCCCTCTTTAAATAGCTTTATGCTATTCAATTGTGGGACACAGTTATTTTCCCTTTTCGTTATACCCACCCGATATCCTAAGTCCACTAGGCTTGCCTAACTCATATTCACGTTGGATAGGCCAACTAAGAG
Coding sequences within:
- the LOC107856287 gene encoding synaptotagmin-5 isoform X1; amino-acid sequence: MGFVLGVVIGVLVGVCLIVCFVKSENARSKLRSELATTIAAFARMTVEDSRKIFTPEQYPPWVVFSNQQKLNWLNSHLEKIWPYVDEAASEVVRSNVEPILEQYRPMILASLKFSKFTLGTVAPQFTGISILEDGSEGITMELEMNWDGNPSIILDIKTYVGVALPVQVKNIGFTGIFRLIFRPLVDEFPCFGAICYSLRKKKKLDFTLKVIGGDMTAIPGISDAIEGTIRDAIEDSITWPVRKIIPILPGDYSDLELKPTGVLEVKLVQAKELTNKDVIGKSDPFAELYVRPIRDRTKKSKTINNQLNPVWNEHFEFVVEDPLTQHLVIKIYDDEGIQAAELIGCAHVRLNELEPGKVKDVWLKLVKDLEIQRDQKNRGQVHLELFYYPYGMKNEFSNPFAPNVPMTTLEKVLKGGGGGQEAAQNGGEINRRKDVIIRGVLSVTVISADDLAPTDLMGKADPYVVVTMKKTERKNKTRVVPESLNPVWNQTFDFVVEDGLHDMLILEVWDHDTFGKDYMGRCILTLTRVLMEGEYKETFELDEAKSGKLNLHLKWAPQPIYRDS
- the LOC107856287 gene encoding synaptotagmin-5 isoform X2, with product MTVEDSRKIFTPEQYPPWVVFSNQQKLNWLNSHLEKIWPYVDEAASEVVRSNVEPILEQYRPMILASLKFSKFTLGTVAPQFTGISILEDGSEGITMELEMNWDGNPSIILDIKTYVGVALPVQVKNIGFTGIFRLIFRPLVDEFPCFGAICYSLRKKKKLDFTLKVIGGDMTAIPGISDAIEGTIRDAIEDSITWPVRKIIPILPGDYSDLELKPTGVLEVKLVQAKELTNKDVIGKSDPFAELYVRPIRDRTKKSKTINNQLNPVWNEHFEFVVEDPLTQHLVIKIYDDEGIQAAELIGCAHVRLNELEPGKVKDVWLKLVKDLEIQRDQKNRGQVHLELFYYPYGMKNEFSNPFAPNVPMTTLEKVLKGGGGGQEAAQNGGEINRRKDVIIRGVLSVTVISADDLAPTDLMGKADPYVVVTMKKTERKNKTRVVPESLNPVWNQTFDFVVEDGLHDMLILEVWDHDTFGKDYMGRCILTLTRVLMEGEYKETFELDEAKSGKLNLHLKWAPQPIYRDS